One genomic region from Gopherus flavomarginatus isolate rGopFla2 chromosome 20, rGopFla2.mat.asm, whole genome shotgun sequence encodes:
- the LOC127037832 gene encoding natterin-3-like isoform X2 yields MKTGRKLEFYKKDMAMDADTELLEKISLNESASEMGEEKEKVLGNNNHAAPSLISSLQEGTSALNIYTADEEKSKTPPENKGQIIFDDHENLKWVDWEGSIPSGAVSIWNEEASRREYVCAEAGCSVGFFNESKGPYCYYSNADQEHRTSNFRMLVNENNGEVLEWKKGSFGSIPPKSVPSYPRVNVFVGRNRYGLGKVDPRFRAFFLPQNGKEKCYKEYEVLSVNTP; encoded by the exons GAAGTTGGAATTCTACAAGAAGGACATGGCCATGGATGCAGACACAGAACTCTTGGAAAAGATTAGTTTGAACGAATCTGCTTCCGAGATgggggaggaaaaagaaaaag tcTTGGGAAATAACAACCATGCTGCACCATCCCTGATTTCCAGCCTCCAGGAAGGGACCTCTGCTTTGAATATTTACACAGCAGATGAGGAGAAGAGCAAAACACCTCCAGAGAACAAGGGCCAGATCATTTTTGATGACCACGAAAACCTGAAATGGGTTGATTGGGAAGGGTCAATTCCAAGCGGGGCAGTTTCCATCTGGAATGAGGAGGCATCTCGCAGAGAGTATGTCTGTGCAGAGGCAGGATGTTCTGTTGGGTTTTTCAATGAAAGTAAAGGTCCATATTGTTACTATTCCAATGCTGATCAAGAACATCGCACCTCAAACTTCAGAATGTTGGTAAATGAGAATAACGGTGAAGTGCTAGAGTGGAAGAAAGGATCATTTGGTTCCATTCCTCCAAAGTCAGTTCCAAGCTACCCCAGAGTTAACGTTTTTGTAGGTAGGAATCGTTATGGCTTAGGGAAAGTAGACCCTAGGTTTAGAGCTTTCTTCTTACCTCAGAATGGCAAAGAGAAGTGTTACAAAGAATACGAAGTTCTGAGTGTTAACACGCCCTAG
- the LOC127037832 gene encoding natterin-3-like isoform X3 → MAMDADTELLEKISLNESASEMGEEKEKVLGNNNHAAPSLISSLQEGTSALNIYTADEEKSKTPPENKGQIIFDDHENLKWVDWEGSIPSGAVSIWNEEASRREYVCAEAGCSVGFFNESKGPYCYYSNADQEHRTSNFRMLVNENNGEVLEWKKGSFGSIPPKSVPSYPRVNVFVGRNRYGLGKVDPRFRAFFLPQNGKEKCYKEYEVLSVNTP, encoded by the exons ATGGCCATGGATGCAGACACAGAACTCTTGGAAAAGATTAGTTTGAACGAATCTGCTTCCGAGATgggggaggaaaaagaaaaag tcTTGGGAAATAACAACCATGCTGCACCATCCCTGATTTCCAGCCTCCAGGAAGGGACCTCTGCTTTGAATATTTACACAGCAGATGAGGAGAAGAGCAAAACACCTCCAGAGAACAAGGGCCAGATCATTTTTGATGACCACGAAAACCTGAAATGGGTTGATTGGGAAGGGTCAATTCCAAGCGGGGCAGTTTCCATCTGGAATGAGGAGGCATCTCGCAGAGAGTATGTCTGTGCAGAGGCAGGATGTTCTGTTGGGTTTTTCAATGAAAGTAAAGGTCCATATTGTTACTATTCCAATGCTGATCAAGAACATCGCACCTCAAACTTCAGAATGTTGGTAAATGAGAATAACGGTGAAGTGCTAGAGTGGAAGAAAGGATCATTTGGTTCCATTCCTCCAAAGTCAGTTCCAAGCTACCCCAGAGTTAACGTTTTTGTAGGTAGGAATCGTTATGGCTTAGGGAAAGTAGACCCTAGGTTTAGAGCTTTCTTCTTACCTCAGAATGGCAAAGAGAAGTGTTACAAAGAATACGAAGTTCTGAGTGTTAACACGCCCTAG
- the LOC127037832 gene encoding natterin-3-like isoform X1 — protein sequence MQVHHFGRPEPLVVRKLEFYKKDMAMDADTELLEKISLNESASEMGEEKEKVLGNNNHAAPSLISSLQEGTSALNIYTADEEKSKTPPENKGQIIFDDHENLKWVDWEGSIPSGAVSIWNEEASRREYVCAEAGCSVGFFNESKGPYCYYSNADQEHRTSNFRMLVNENNGEVLEWKKGSFGSIPPKSVPSYPRVNVFVGRNRYGLGKVDPRFRAFFLPQNGKEKCYKEYEVLSVNTP from the exons GAAGTTGGAATTCTACAAGAAGGACATGGCCATGGATGCAGACACAGAACTCTTGGAAAAGATTAGTTTGAACGAATCTGCTTCCGAGATgggggaggaaaaagaaaaag tcTTGGGAAATAACAACCATGCTGCACCATCCCTGATTTCCAGCCTCCAGGAAGGGACCTCTGCTTTGAATATTTACACAGCAGATGAGGAGAAGAGCAAAACACCTCCAGAGAACAAGGGCCAGATCATTTTTGATGACCACGAAAACCTGAAATGGGTTGATTGGGAAGGGTCAATTCCAAGCGGGGCAGTTTCCATCTGGAATGAGGAGGCATCTCGCAGAGAGTATGTCTGTGCAGAGGCAGGATGTTCTGTTGGGTTTTTCAATGAAAGTAAAGGTCCATATTGTTACTATTCCAATGCTGATCAAGAACATCGCACCTCAAACTTCAGAATGTTGGTAAATGAGAATAACGGTGAAGTGCTAGAGTGGAAGAAAGGATCATTTGGTTCCATTCCTCCAAAGTCAGTTCCAAGCTACCCCAGAGTTAACGTTTTTGTAGGTAGGAATCGTTATGGCTTAGGGAAAGTAGACCCTAGGTTTAGAGCTTTCTTCTTACCTCAGAATGGCAAAGAGAAGTGTTACAAAGAATACGAAGTTCTGAGTGTTAACACGCCCTAG